A window of the Gammaproteobacteria bacterium genome harbors these coding sequences:
- a CDS encoding response regulator, translating into MRLLLVEDEWRLAETVSEGLSRDGFVVDALDTLQAADGALRAVRYDAGILDLGLPDGDGLALLAGLRRRGSELPVLILTARDAIEDRVAGLDGGADDYLVKPFAMAELLARVKALLRRPGAALGTILTAGNLSFDSIGREVRIAERRVDLSRQELAVLEQLMRRQGRVVPRAVLEEKLYGFDAEPASNPVPVHVHHLRRRLEEAGVSIRIHTVRGIGYLLAEVDAAP; encoded by the coding sequence ATGCGGCTTTTGTTGGTGGAAGACGAATGGCGACTCGCGGAGACGGTGAGCGAGGGCCTGAGCCGGGACGGCTTCGTGGTCGACGCCTTAGACACGCTACAGGCGGCCGACGGTGCTTTGCGGGCGGTGCGTTACGATGCCGGCATATTGGATCTGGGTTTGCCGGATGGCGACGGCCTTGCGTTGCTGGCCGGCCTGCGCCGCCGTGGCAGTGAGCTACCCGTACTTATCCTGACTGCGCGCGACGCAATCGAGGATCGTGTCGCCGGTTTAGACGGCGGCGCGGATGATTATCTGGTCAAGCCGTTCGCGATGGCCGAACTGCTCGCGCGAGTCAAGGCGCTGCTGCGACGCCCGGGCGCCGCTTTAGGCACGATCTTGACGGCAGGAAATCTCAGCTTCGATAGCATCGGACGCGAGGTGAGAATCGCCGAACGGCGCGTGGATCTCTCCCGTCAGGAGCTCGCTGTCTTAGAACAACTCATGCGTCGCCAGGGACGGGTCGTGCCACGAGCCGTGTTAGAAGAAAAACTGTATGGCTTCGACGCCGAACCAGCCTCGAACCCCGTGCCGGTGCACGTCCATCATCTGCGCCGACGGCTGGAGGAGGCGGGTGTTTCAATTCGCATCCACACCGTGCGCGGGATCGGTTATCTGCTTGCTGAAGTGGACGCCGCGCCTTGA